One Dethiosulfovibrio faecalis genomic region harbors:
- a CDS encoding SpoIID/LytB domain-containing protein, with protein MKQNRYRLTVLFLTVISFVSLFFTSPVLASRDIKVGLGEGKSTVSLYSSAPLKASDKNGTVMSGKKALSFSVSGNRLMCQGRTMVSPVTIISSSPIVYEKRPYLGSFSLISIGGRLSVVNVLDIESYLRGVLKMEANPKWPMEALKVQAIISRTYALRSIGRHGAKGYDVCATPHCQAYRGINAHDPVTDRAVRETKGMVVKYGGTLAKTFFHSDSGGTTASVEDVWGGSIPYLRSVKDPVPSNSPHSRWSISLSGSQLGKALARGGYSIGSVTDIKINSLDGSGRVLSMTLRGTKGSKTMSGHRFRMAVGSKIVKSTAFKIVSGTQSQAFDSIKSKKDSARSDEGLTLEEESLIMTLTKQGAFSSEELIAMLVDPAKKRELLDQRRGTVTRNAPNPSPFPSSGYSRSNGTFILEGTGWGHGVGLSQWGARALALAGWDAKRIVEYYYPGTVVTSNGLR; from the coding sequence ATGAAGCAGAATAGATATAGACTGACCGTCTTGTTTTTGACGGTTATCTCCTTCGTTTCCCTTTTTTTTACCTCTCCCGTACTTGCCAGCAGAGACATAAAGGTGGGGTTGGGCGAGGGGAAATCCACCGTGTCGCTCTATTCGTCAGCTCCGCTAAAGGCGTCGGATAAAAACGGAACGGTTATGTCCGGCAAAAAAGCGCTCTCTTTTTCCGTTTCAGGAAATCGCTTGATGTGCCAGGGGCGAACCATGGTCTCTCCCGTGACGATCATATCCTCGTCTCCCATAGTATACGAAAAGAGACCTTATCTAGGGTCTTTTTCTCTGATATCGATAGGCGGCAGGCTATCGGTGGTAAACGTCCTTGATATAGAGAGTTACCTGAGAGGCGTGCTTAAGATGGAGGCCAATCCCAAATGGCCCATGGAGGCGCTGAAGGTTCAGGCCATTATCTCCAGGACCTACGCCCTGAGATCCATAGGCCGTCACGGAGCCAAGGGGTACGATGTATGCGCCACCCCTCACTGTCAGGCCTATAGGGGGATAAACGCCCATGATCCTGTGACGGACCGAGCCGTAAGAGAGACGAAAGGCATGGTGGTGAAATACGGGGGGACTCTGGCCAAGACCTTCTTTCACTCAGACAGTGGAGGTACGACTGCATCAGTGGAAGACGTCTGGGGAGGCTCCATTCCCTATCTTCGATCCGTGAAGGATCCTGTACCCTCCAACTCCCCTCACTCCAGGTGGTCGATCAGCCTTAGCGGATCTCAGTTGGGCAAGGCACTCGCCAGAGGCGGCTATTCCATCGGAAGCGTCACAGATATTAAGATAAACTCGCTGGACGGTTCGGGCAGAGTGCTCTCGATGACCCTTAGGGGAACGAAGGGCAGCAAGACAATGTCCGGTCATCGCTTCCGTATGGCCGTGGGAAGCAAGATCGTAAAGAGCACGGCGTTCAAGATAGTGTCCGGGACCCAAAGCCAGGCTTTCGATTCGATCAAGTCGAAAAAAGACTCGGCAAGGTCGGACGAGGGGCTGACCTTAGAGGAAGAGTCTTTGATAATGACTCTGACCAAACAGGGAGCTTTCTCCTCGGAAGAGCTGATAGCCATGTTGGTCGATCCGGCTAAAAAAAGGGAACTTTTGGATCAGAGGCGAGGAACCGTGACTCGAAATGCCCCGAATCCATCTCCTTTTCCCAGTAGCGGTTATTCCCGGTCCAACGGGACCTTCATCTTAGAGGGGACGGGCTGGGGACATGGGGTCGGTTTATCTCAGTGGGGGGCTAGAGCCCTGGCTTTGGCCGGATGGGACGCCAAAAGGATAGTGGAGTACTATTATCCCGGTACGGTAGTCACGTCGAACGGTCTCCGATAG
- the queA gene encoding tRNA preQ1(34) S-adenosylmethionine ribosyltransferase-isomerase QueA, translated as MEENIFKVSSYDYRLPEELIAQNPADPRDSSRLMVLSREDGSLDHRGFSDLVEYLRSDDVLVRNDTKVMAARLKGKKVEGEAEAEILVLSRLSEQTWEAMVRPGRRLKPGVSVQLSDGTIVKVDGIRPEGLRSVTFPDDVDVPSLLDEVGTVPLPPYITNSKASPEAYQTVFANKIGSAAAPTAGLHFTPGLIERIEKKGVEILDVTLQVGLGTFRPVKEEDLRHHPMHRERCQISSYTADRINEAKAQGRRIVAVGTTSVRTLESMVDSEVLLSGERDTSLFIYPGFEFKIVDAMITNFHLPQSTLLMLVSAFAGRERTLNAYKEAVSMKYRFFSFGDAMFIY; from the coding sequence ATGGAAGAAAACATATTCAAGGTATCCTCTTACGATTACCGACTGCCGGAGGAACTCATAGCTCAAAACCCTGCAGATCCTAGGGATAGCTCTCGGCTGATGGTGCTCTCCAGAGAGGATGGAAGCCTGGATCACAGGGGCTTTTCCGATCTTGTAGAATATCTAAGGTCTGACGACGTTTTGGTGAGGAACGATACCAAGGTTATGGCAGCTCGACTGAAGGGCAAAAAGGTCGAGGGAGAGGCTGAGGCCGAGATTCTGGTGCTTTCCAGATTATCCGAACAGACCTGGGAGGCTATGGTACGCCCGGGTAGAAGGCTGAAACCGGGAGTCTCTGTTCAGCTTTCCGATGGGACCATTGTCAAGGTGGACGGTATCAGGCCAGAGGGGCTGAGATCTGTGACCTTCCCTGATGACGTGGATGTTCCATCTCTTTTAGATGAAGTGGGGACCGTACCTCTTCCTCCCTACATAACCAACTCGAAGGCCTCACCCGAGGCCTATCAGACAGTCTTCGCCAACAAAATAGGCTCTGCTGCGGCCCCTACCGCCGGCCTACACTTTACCCCGGGGCTTATAGAGAGGATAGAGAAAAAGGGTGTCGAGATACTGGACGTAACCCTCCAGGTGGGATTGGGAACCTTTAGACCGGTGAAGGAGGAGGACCTGAGGCATCATCCGATGCATCGGGAGAGGTGTCAGATCTCTTCCTATACAGCCGATCGTATAAACGAAGCGAAGGCTCAAGGACGACGAATAGTGGCCGTAGGGACCACATCGGTCAGGACCTTGGAGTCCATGGTGGATTCTGAAGTCTTACTTTCCGGAGAGAGGGATACGTCTTTGTTCATATATCCGGGGTTCGAATTTAAGATAGTGGACGCTATGATCACCAATTTTCACCTACCTCAAAGCACCTTGTTGATGCTGGTCTCCGCTTTCGCTGGTCGAGAGAGGACGTTGAACGCCTATAAAGAAGCGGTGTCTATGAAGTACCGCTTCTTTTCCTTTGGCGATGCGATGTTTATATACTGA
- the mltG gene encoding endolytic transglycosylase MltG, translating into MVSLIVSISAATLWLMFPDWWYDVCVMSFRSSPAVDFRISPGMRASQIAEDLVDEGISVSKGNLVRFMVRSGLDRKLRPGLYSLIPGPSWRVVEQLLNQEPLQFKITLIPGTPLDDYFPFEENSVSRDDEIQLSKSFFPGEMVDLLPSMPAYRAAYLLPETYHLPELSPEFLVSQASSLWWNLLGKRMPKASKDVFDLAIKASLVERESLKDEERTVIAGVIENRLKRGMPLQIDATVVYALKLNGRDVKRVSYEDLKVDSPYNTYRIPGLPPSPICIPSAASWEAVLSPDEHGYLYYVADGTGGHIFSCTYEQHRRAIRKVRN; encoded by the coding sequence ATGGTTTCCTTGATCGTATCCATATCGGCGGCGACGTTGTGGCTTATGTTTCCCGATTGGTGGTACGATGTATGTGTTATGTCCTTCCGTTCGTCTCCTGCGGTTGATTTTAGGATTTCCCCCGGGATGAGGGCATCTCAAATAGCGGAGGATCTCGTCGACGAAGGGATATCTGTCAGCAAGGGGAATCTGGTTCGTTTTATGGTCCGATCCGGACTGGACAGAAAACTAAGACCGGGACTTTACAGCCTGATCCCAGGGCCCAGCTGGAGGGTCGTGGAACAACTGTTAAACCAGGAGCCGTTGCAGTTCAAGATAACCTTGATTCCCGGAACTCCACTGGACGACTATTTCCCATTCGAGGAAAATTCCGTATCCAGAGACGACGAAATCCAGCTTTCCAAGAGCTTTTTCCCCGGAGAGATGGTGGACCTTTTGCCGTCCATGCCCGCTTACAGGGCGGCCTATCTTCTCCCCGAGACATATCACCTACCGGAACTGAGTCCGGAATTTCTTGTCTCTCAGGCCTCGAGCCTATGGTGGAATTTGCTTGGAAAACGGATGCCAAAAGCATCCAAAGACGTCTTCGATCTTGCCATAAAGGCATCCCTGGTGGAGAGGGAATCCCTTAAAGACGAGGAACGTACCGTGATCGCCGGGGTCATAGAAAACAGATTAAAAAGAGGGATGCCCTTGCAGATAGACGCCACCGTTGTCTATGCCTTGAAACTTAATGGACGAGACGTCAAGAGGGTGTCCTACGAGGACCTGAAGGTCGATTCCCCTTACAACACCTACAGGATACCGGGGTTGCCGCCTTCTCCGATATGCATACCCTCGGCTGCATCGTGGGAAGCGGTGTTATCGCCGGATGAACACGGTTATCTCTACTATGTGGCGGACGGCACGGGAGGTCATATCTTCTCCTGTACCTATGAACAGCATAGAAGGGCCATAAGGAAGGTACGTAATTGA
- a CDS encoding GTPase: MEELKDKRCPGCGARFQRNDPDGAGYLPEGKDPDGNVICKRCFQMKHYGVFKKASIKDSSIKRDISREVSGCSAIFLVVDICQFEISSSALDWVADLNKPVFVVINKCDVLSKWIALGEIASWASERLSVPLHRIYPLSALNRKSVRDLRNRIEDAFPPGSKILLLGTTNVGKSTLLSELTGDDTPTISRLPGTTLGITQVKSRHSAITYVDVPGLKEVNPWLGKLCADCLTGLIPQKKLQSYSTVLKPGQCLSLGAIGWFVVDGAGERGWIKVDAFAADEMIFHRTTENRLHELLAPYREDLFSLPCSSCWASLEGPDYVEYREDFHVGLDVVLPGCGWFSVRSGYGNGRFYLPKGISPILRPALVPSQKDRKGQSR; this comes from the coding sequence ATGGAAGAATTAAAGGATAAGAGATGTCCCGGGTGTGGTGCCCGTTTTCAGAGAAACGATCCGGATGGGGCAGGCTATCTTCCGGAGGGTAAGGACCCCGACGGTAACGTAATATGCAAAAGATGCTTTCAGATGAAACACTACGGGGTTTTCAAAAAGGCCTCCATAAAGGACAGTTCGATTAAACGAGACATCTCCAGGGAGGTCTCTGGGTGTTCCGCAATCTTTCTCGTAGTGGACATATGTCAGTTCGAGATATCCTCCAGTGCCTTGGACTGGGTAGCCGACCTCAACAAGCCGGTTTTCGTCGTTATAAATAAATGCGACGTCCTATCCAAATGGATCGCTCTAGGAGAAATAGCCTCCTGGGCATCCGAAAGGCTATCGGTACCGCTCCATAGGATATACCCTCTGTCCGCCTTGAACCGGAAATCCGTCAGAGATCTTAGAAATAGGATAGAGGATGCCTTCCCTCCGGGAAGTAAAATATTGCTTCTAGGAACCACTAACGTAGGGAAAAGCACTCTTCTGAGCGAACTGACGGGGGACGATACTCCTACTATCTCCCGGCTCCCTGGAACGACTTTAGGGATAACCCAGGTAAAGAGTCGCCATAGCGCTATCACCTACGTAGACGTGCCTGGATTGAAGGAGGTCAACCCATGGCTAGGGAAGCTGTGCGCTGACTGCCTGACCGGGCTGATACCACAAAAAAAACTTCAGAGTTATTCCACCGTGCTTAAGCCGGGACAATGTCTGTCTTTAGGGGCTATAGGCTGGTTTGTCGTAGACGGTGCGGGAGAGCGAGGATGGATAAAGGTGGATGCCTTTGCCGCCGACGAGATGATCTTCCATCGGACTACCGAGAATCGATTGCATGAACTTCTGGCTCCCTACAGGGAGGACCTTTTCTCTCTTCCCTGTTCGAGTTGCTGGGCCTCTCTGGAGGGCCCCGACTACGTCGAATACAGGGAGGATTTTCACGTCGGCCTCGATGTAGTCTTGCCTGGATGTGGCTGGTTTTCCGTCCGGAGCGGTTACGGTAACGGTAGATTTTACCTCCCCAAGGGGATCTCTCCTATACTGAGGCCCGCTCTCGTTCCGAGTCAAAAGGATAGAAAAGGACAATCTCGATGA
- a CDS encoding TldD/PmbA family protein: MDSLRDYWSSLCSRSEIVLGDLYLQSSSGHHMTLDDGRLEDIGSSSSSGIGARLLRGEETIYASRNGTDGNALKTVMEEISTLRGCGAGRAPEGDSLLAIPVLPSVAMGDELIRLDRKIRSLSSKVAQVSLAFSSSEKNVLIIREDGSVCRDKRRYSMYSVNVVAEKDGYLQTGSRVVAQMTDIDGLLRKHDLDEIASEALRTAETMLEATLCPAGAMDVVFAGEAGGTMIHEACGHGMEADIVEKDFSVYRGRIGETIASPSVTIVDDGSIPGLYGSFEVDDEGTPSRRNVLVDKGVLKAYMTDRQTSERVGFPLTGNGRRSSYRVPPQVRMSNTFVEPGEIAMDELLGAVDNGLLVRQMGGGEVNPTSGDFVFHVTEGYLVKRGKVTVPVRGAILTGNGPDVLRRVVGVGTDLRFLPGMCGKGGQSVPVTDGQPALLVENITVGGSSTD, translated from the coding sequence ATGGATTCATTGAGGGATTATTGGTCCTCCCTATGTTCCCGATCTGAAATAGTTCTTGGGGATCTTTACCTACAGAGCTCTTCAGGGCATCATATGACTTTGGACGATGGACGGTTGGAGGACATAGGCTCCTCCAGCTCCTCTGGAATAGGGGCGAGACTCCTCAGGGGGGAGGAGACTATATACGCCAGCAGGAACGGTACCGATGGAAATGCCTTAAAAACAGTGATGGAAGAGATATCCACCCTAAGGGGTTGCGGCGCAGGTAGGGCCCCTGAGGGTGACAGTCTACTGGCAATCCCCGTGTTGCCCTCTGTGGCGATGGGGGATGAACTGATCAGGCTCGATAGGAAAATCCGATCTCTGTCGTCCAAGGTGGCTCAGGTGAGTCTAGCTTTTTCGTCTTCGGAGAAAAACGTTCTCATAATTCGAGAGGACGGTTCCGTCTGTAGAGATAAAAGACGTTATTCCATGTACAGCGTCAACGTAGTGGCCGAGAAAGACGGATATCTTCAGACCGGATCGAGGGTAGTAGCCCAGATGACCGATATCGACGGTCTTTTAAGGAAACACGATCTGGACGAGATCGCCTCGGAGGCCTTGCGAACAGCCGAAACCATGTTGGAGGCCACCCTGTGCCCTGCCGGAGCCATGGACGTCGTCTTCGCCGGAGAGGCGGGAGGTACCATGATTCATGAAGCCTGCGGCCACGGAATGGAAGCCGATATAGTCGAAAAGGATTTCTCTGTTTATAGGGGTAGGATAGGAGAGACCATAGCATCTCCTTCCGTCACGATCGTCGACGATGGCTCTATCCCCGGTCTGTACGGAAGCTTTGAGGTCGACGATGAGGGGACTCCCTCGAGAAGAAACGTCCTGGTCGACAAAGGGGTGCTCAAGGCCTATATGACCGATAGACAGACCTCAGAGAGGGTCGGCTTCCCCTTGACGGGCAACGGCAGGAGGTCGTCCTACAGAGTGCCCCCTCAGGTCAGAATGAGCAATACCTTCGTGGAGCCGGGAGAGATCGCTATGGATGAGCTACTGGGGGCGGTCGACAACGGTTTGCTGGTAAGACAGATGGGCGGAGGAGAGGTCAATCCTACCTCCGGTGATTTCGTCTTTCACGTCACCGAAGGGTATCTGGTCAAAAGAGGCAAGGTGACCGTTCCGGTAAGAGGTGCCATATTGACCGGCAACGGCCCTGATGTCCTTCGACGTGTCGTCGGAGTCGGAACGGATCTTCGATTCCTTCCCGGTATGTGCGGGAAGGGTGGTCAGAGTGTCCCCGTAACGGACGGACAACCGGCCCTTTTAGTTGAAAATATAACCGTGGGAGGGAGTTCGACAGATTAA
- a CDS encoding FtsK/SpoIIIE family DNA translocase, whose translation MALRLFFMLSFFLVVYLVGTLVCPWTGLWGRSLGDFILGLFGGSTVIPLLFLAYSLFALGTGRKITSPLRQIGGTGLLFICGAILTGIMSMTGPQPRILTPGIMGTMLAGLSVEWVGALGTLIVGISLTVLSAYLYGISTIRFEAVLGWIQGMILRFRARLPKRPLSDGYDPSEDVSLDWEDDPLPEISIRTVSSDNSDERLNDDPYEDQEEEKLPVEGCQEEILCEDDEDDFFSSDEKDDQEKRSFSDASPAYREEDHELDDDEIDEEDLPEEETDPTGPFPPPMDLFGPGETGDPRNDPMILRQKGLDIVSALSSFGVDAELAHTVEGPTVIQYQIQLAPGVKVSKVAGLSKDIAVALAVPSLRVEAPIPGTSYVGIEVPNKKRRPVTLRSVMESGEFSDSDVILPLPLGFRVDGSPLVVGLEELPHLLVAGTTGSGKSVFVTSCITAMCASRTPAELRFILVDPKRVEMAIYEKLPHVLAKPIVDPQKAIHALGWAVREMERRYEVFARTRVRQLSGYNQKVLPKDRLPHIVIVVDELADLMFTASKEVEDFICRLAQMARATGIHLILATQRPSVNVITGLIKANVPARVAFTLPSQTDSRTIIDVTGAQQLLGKGDMLFSSTKFPRPIRIQSPFIDEDTTLQVIDSLRRSFGDPEYVELEDQQNGKKGGNVDFSYDDRLEEAIRLVLGSGIASASRLQRQMRVGFTRAARMIDTMEQMGIIGPQDGSKPREIYVDEERAEEILEEYL comes from the coding sequence TTGGCCCTCCGTCTGTTTTTCATGCTTTCCTTTTTTCTAGTCGTCTACTTGGTCGGAACCCTCGTCTGTCCTTGGACCGGACTTTGGGGGCGGTCTTTAGGGGACTTCATCCTGGGTCTTTTCGGAGGATCCACGGTGATACCCTTGCTCTTTCTGGCCTATTCTCTTTTTGCCCTCGGGACCGGTAGAAAGATAACCTCCCCTCTAAGGCAGATCGGAGGGACCGGGCTTCTCTTTATCTGTGGGGCCATCTTGACCGGGATAATGTCCATGACCGGTCCTCAGCCCAGAATTCTGACCCCGGGCATCATGGGAACCATGCTGGCAGGGTTGTCGGTAGAATGGGTCGGAGCCTTGGGCACACTGATAGTAGGTATTTCCTTGACGGTGTTGTCGGCCTACCTCTACGGTATCTCTACAATTAGGTTCGAGGCCGTTCTCGGCTGGATTCAGGGCATGATACTTCGGTTTAGGGCGAGACTGCCAAAGAGGCCGCTTTCCGATGGATACGACCCCTCCGAAGACGTATCGTTGGACTGGGAAGACGATCCGCTTCCAGAGATATCCATAAGGACGGTGTCCTCCGATAATTCGGACGAACGTCTCAATGACGACCCATATGAGGACCAGGAGGAAGAGAAGCTCCCCGTAGAGGGATGTCAAGAAGAGATTCTTTGCGAAGACGACGAGGATGATTTTTTCTCCTCCGATGAGAAAGATGACCAGGAAAAACGATCCTTTTCCGACGCATCTCCCGCCTACCGCGAAGAGGACCACGAGTTGGACGATGACGAAATCGACGAGGAAGATCTCCCGGAGGAGGAGACTGATCCTACCGGTCCATTTCCTCCGCCGATGGATCTTTTCGGACCAGGAGAGACCGGAGACCCTAGAAACGATCCGATGATACTCCGCCAGAAGGGTTTGGACATAGTGAGCGCTCTTTCTAGTTTCGGAGTGGACGCCGAGTTGGCCCATACCGTCGAGGGACCTACTGTCATACAGTATCAGATCCAATTGGCTCCGGGGGTGAAGGTCAGCAAGGTCGCTGGACTGAGCAAGGATATCGCAGTTGCCCTGGCTGTCCCGTCTTTGAGGGTGGAAGCCCCCATCCCAGGGACATCCTACGTAGGCATCGAGGTTCCCAACAAGAAAAGGCGCCCTGTGACGCTCCGTTCCGTGATGGAATCCGGAGAATTCTCCGATTCTGACGTGATACTCCCTCTCCCCCTGGGATTTCGTGTAGACGGATCCCCCTTGGTGGTGGGATTAGAGGAACTTCCTCATCTCCTGGTAGCTGGGACGACCGGTTCGGGTAAAAGCGTCTTCGTCACGAGCTGTATAACCGCCATGTGCGCTAGCAGGACACCTGCGGAGCTGCGTTTTATACTGGTCGATCCCAAGCGAGTCGAGATGGCTATATACGAAAAACTTCCTCACGTCTTGGCAAAGCCGATCGTGGATCCCCAAAAGGCGATACACGCTTTAGGTTGGGCTGTCCGCGAGATGGAGAGACGATACGAGGTCTTTGCCAGAACAAGGGTGCGTCAGCTGTCGGGCTACAATCAAAAGGTGCTCCCGAAAGACAGGCTGCCCCATATAGTGATCGTGGTGGACGAGTTGGCCGATTTGATGTTCACCGCCTCCAAAGAGGTGGAGGATTTTATCTGTCGCCTGGCTCAGATGGCTCGAGCTACCGGTATCCACCTGATATTGGCTACCCAGAGGCCTTCCGTCAACGTCATCACGGGGTTGATAAAGGCCAACGTCCCCGCCAGAGTGGCTTTTACCCTTCCGTCACAGACCGATTCCAGGACGATAATCGACGTAACGGGAGCACAGCAGCTTTTGGGTAAGGGCGATATGCTGTTTTCCAGCACTAAATTCCCGAGACCCATAAGGATCCAGTCTCCTTTTATAGACGAGGATACCACCTTACAGGTCATAGACTCTCTTCGACGTTCTTTTGGGGATCCCGAATACGTTGAGCTCGAGGACCAACAAAATGGCAAAAAAGGAGGCAACGTTGACTTCTCCTACGACGATAGACTGGAAGAGGCGATCAGGCTCGTTCTCGGCAGTGGAATCGCCTCGGCCAGCAGGTTACAAAGACAGATGCGGGTAGGATTTACCAGGGCCGCCAGGATGATAGATACCATGGAACAGATGGGAATCATAGGTCCTCAAGACGGATCTAAACCCAGGGAGATCTACGTCGACGAAGAAAGGGCGGAGGAAATACTTGAGGAATATCTCTGA
- a CDS encoding thiamine diphosphokinase, translated as MRNISDDEGRNAVELPQVDLFLEGLHERRRGRVMVAGGRKPISSWLEDLCRERELWAVDSGADSCVKAGIVPDLCLGDFDSLSCCSLDWLQKKNVPLERHPADKDLTDFQLAVDRSRRDPSGYLIITGCWGGRFDHLWSLVMTAFETDISTHTPVILADHRELMFFLKEGESCTVSLKGKRLPKALSLLALSDKAEGVSVSGVKWPLSRASLRRETPYAVSNVPLPEVEEVPVSLEKGALGVYITWEDEGDFS; from the coding sequence TTGAGGAATATCTCTGATGACGAGGGGAGAAACGCCGTCGAACTGCCTCAGGTAGACCTGTTTTTAGAGGGTCTTCACGAACGACGGAGAGGAAGGGTCATGGTCGCAGGAGGCAGAAAGCCGATATCTTCCTGGCTCGAAGACCTCTGCCGCGAACGAGAATTATGGGCGGTGGATTCCGGTGCCGATTCCTGCGTGAAGGCAGGTATCGTCCCCGATCTATGTCTAGGCGATTTCGACAGTCTATCTTGTTGTTCCCTCGATTGGCTGCAAAAAAAAAATGTCCCGTTGGAACGACATCCCGCCGACAAGGACCTTACGGATTTTCAGTTGGCCGTAGATAGGTCTAGGCGAGACCCGTCAGGATATCTTATAATAACCGGATGTTGGGGAGGGCGATTCGACCATCTTTGGAGTTTGGTGATGACTGCCTTCGAGACGGATATCTCCACACATACCCCCGTCATCTTAGCCGATCACAGAGAGCTGATGTTTTTCTTGAAGGAAGGGGAGTCCTGTACGGTCTCCCTGAAAGGCAAAAGGCTGCCTAAGGCACTGTCACTTCTGGCCCTGTCCGACAAGGCGGAGGGAGTTTCGGTCTCCGGAGTGAAGTGGCCTCTCTCGAGAGCCTCTCTGAGGAGAGAGACTCCCTATGCTGTAAGCAACGTGCCCTTGCCTGAGGTAGAGGAAGTACCCGTCAGCCTTGAGAAGGGGGCTTTAGGGGTCTACATCACCTGGGAAGATGAAGGGGATTTTTCCTAA
- the rpmB gene encoding 50S ribosomal protein L28 has protein sequence MSKVCDCCGKGPVTGNSVSHSHRKTRRRWLPNLHSVRVDLGAGETRKLRICSRCLRSGKVKRAL, from the coding sequence ATGTCTAAGGTGTGCGACTGTTGCGGAAAGGGGCCGGTAACGGGCAACTCCGTAAGTCACTCCCACAGGAAGACCCGCAGGCGCTGGCTTCCCAACCTTCATTCCGTTAGGGTTGATCTCGGTGCCGGTGAGACGAGAAAGCTTCGCATATGTTCTCGCTGTCTTCGTTCCGGTAAGGTTAAGCGGGCCCTCTAG
- the xseB gene encoding exodeoxyribonuclease VII small subunit, with protein MRFSEKMALLEEIVHKLETEKLPLEDSLELFERGVSLVSEAKGFLSEAEQRISMVTDKGREPVVLEGATKDGEL; from the coding sequence ATGAGATTTTCCGAAAAGATGGCCCTTTTAGAGGAAATCGTACATAAACTGGAGACGGAAAAACTTCCTTTGGAGGATTCTCTGGAGCTTTTCGAACGAGGGGTATCCTTGGTCTCCGAGGCTAAGGGTTTTCTCTCCGAAGCTGAACAGCGCATATCCATGGTTACCGATAAAGGGCGGGAACCAGTTGTATTGGAAGGGGCAACGAAAGATGGTGAACTCTGA
- a CDS encoding polyprenyl synthetase family protein, which yields MYMGNWVKSRPEGVPPRMWDAMVYSLKVGGKRLRPVLCMAASELLGGTSDLVLPMALALEMVHTASLIHDDLPAMDDDVLRRGQPTNHVVYGEALAILAGDALLCQAFELPLTELSSEIPRGNVVKAVAHFARSIGPGGICGGQVLDMESEGSEEGCSSPTEISTLKTAALIRTSLITGAILSGGSVEDLDALESYGLELGVAFQIADDILDVKGDQEELGKSLGKDEAHGKRTFVSDLGMEGAMRRLKERTERAISSLDRFGESSIFLRELALYLEHRTR from the coding sequence ATGTATATGGGAAATTGGGTAAAATCTCGCCCCGAGGGCGTTCCTCCTCGTATGTGGGATGCCATGGTCTACTCTCTCAAGGTGGGAGGCAAGAGGCTTCGTCCCGTGCTCTGTATGGCGGCCTCAGAGCTTTTAGGAGGAACGTCCGACCTGGTTCTCCCCATGGCCTTGGCCTTGGAGATGGTCCACACCGCGTCTTTGATACACGACGATCTTCCCGCCATGGACGACGACGTCCTCCGAAGAGGACAGCCTACAAATCACGTCGTCTATGGCGAAGCCTTGGCCATACTGGCGGGGGACGCCCTTCTATGTCAGGCTTTCGAGCTTCCTCTGACCGAGCTTTCCTCGGAGATTCCCAGAGGAAACGTTGTCAAGGCGGTGGCTCACTTCGCCAGATCGATCGGCCCTGGCGGAATATGCGGAGGGCAGGTGCTGGATATGGAGTCGGAGGGATCCGAAGAGGGCTGTAGTTCTCCTACGGAGATATCTACCTTGAAGACGGCCGCTTTGATCAGGACGTCTCTGATCACAGGGGCCATCCTGTCGGGAGGAAGTGTCGAGGATCTAGATGCTTTGGAGAGCTACGGTCTGGAACTCGGAGTGGCTTTTCAGATAGCCGACGATATACTGGACGTGAAGGGCGATCAAGAGGAGCTTGGCAAATCTCTGGGAAAAGACGAAGCTCACGGCAAGAGGACGTTCGTGAGCGATCTCGGCATGGAAGGCGCTATGAGGAGACTGAAGGAGAGGACCGAACGGGCTATATCGTCGTTGGATCGGTTTGGAGAGAGTAGCATCTTCCTCAGAGAACTGGCCCTCTATCTGGAACACCGGACCAGATGA